CCTGACCACAGGCATGGCGGACGGCTTTTATACCAAGCCTGCCAGCAACAACACAGGCTATACGTTCGGGGCTTCGCTTGCCACCTATACCAAAGGCGGACATCAATGGGTGCTCGGGGTGGAGTATCTCCGCAGATACCACCCTTATCGAGATAGCCGTATCCCTATGGAGCAGTTCACAGGCGAGGGAGGCTTCTTCTTTGGTGTGCTTTCCGACGGGAGCAAGACCTTTTTCCTCTCCGCAGGCGTTTCCGCCTTGGCGGGATATGAGACGGTCAATGGAGGGAAGAAGCTGCTATTCGATGGCTCTACGCTCCATAACAAAGATGGCTTTATCTATGGTGGAGCAATCACCCTACAGGCGGAGACCTATCTGAGTGACCGCCTTGTACTGTTGCTCTATGGCAGGGAGCGTTGCCTGTGGGGAGGCTCTACGGGGCGTTTTCATGCCCAGTACGGTGTCGGACTGAAAATCATGCTGGACTGATGGACATGCGACAGATGAGAGAGATACCCATTGCGGACTTCCTGAACGCAATGGGTATTCATCCGACCAAACAGAAAGGAAACGCTTTATGGTATTCCGCTCCGTACCGCACGGAACGGACACCCTCTTTCAAGGTCGATATCGCCAAGAATGTTTGGTTCGATTTCGGGACGGGCAAAGGTGGCGACATCTTCGACTTGGCAGGAGAGTTTATCGGAAGCAGTGATTTTCTCCTACGGGCGGCATTCATCGCACGGAACGGAGCTTGTCCGCTTCCCGTTATGGAGCAATCGCTAAGGGAAAAAGAAAGAGATCCCTCCTTTGAGGATATTGAGAGGCGTCCCTTATTGAATGGCAGACTGTTGGGCTATCTGGAAGAACGGGGTATCGATGCCCACGTTGCCATCCCCAACTGCGAGGAGGTGAGGTATCGTGTACGGGGCAAGCGGTACTATGCCATCGGCTTTCGTAACGAGGCAGGAGGAATGGAATTGCGTAATTGCTTTTTCAAGGGTTGCATACCGCCCAAAGACATTTCACTGAAGCGTAACGGCTCGAACGTGTGTGCCGTCTTTGAGGGTTTTATGGATTACCTCTCCGCCATGCAACTCGGCATAATCGCTTCGGACTGGCTTGTCCTTAATTCCGTTTCCAACATGGAGAAGGCACTGAAAGTACTGGGCGGTTATCACAGGATAGAATGCTACCTCGATAATGATAATGCGGGACGAAGAACATTGGAAAGGCTGAGGGCAGATTTCGGAGAGAAGGTTATTGACCGTTCCTCTCTGTATGCCGACCACAAAGATTTGAATGATTACCTGCTCTATCAAAGGCAGGAGTGAGTGTATAACAATAAAATGTAAGGAACAATGAAAAAGAAAATATTGAATACGATTTTGGTAATAGGAGTGCTTGCTCTTGCAGGATTTTGTTTATCTGCTTGTGATAATGAGTTGGATATTCAGCAGGCGTACCCGTTCACTGTCGAGACGATGCCCGTTCAGAAGCACATCGTCAAGGGACAGACGGCGGAGATACGCTGTACATTGAAAAGGGAGGGCAACTTTGCCGACACCCGCTACACCATAAGGTACTTTCAGCCCGATGGAAAAGGACGGCTGAAGATGGAAGACGGCACGATATTCAAACCCAATGACCGTTACCCGCTTACAAAAGAGGAGTTCAGGCTTTACTACACCTCTGCTTCCACCGACCAGCAGACAATCGACGTGTATGTGGAGGACAATTTCGGACAGACGGCAAAACTCTCGTTTGAGTTCAACAGCCAAGGGGAAGAGGAAAAGTAGAAGACAGATGAGATTAACGTCAGTTCGACGTAAGAAAACAAAGAATGAAACAATCTCATAAACTTCATTAACTGCCTAATATTGTTGTAGTTATAATTGAAAAAGTGGCGAATGAATTGGGCGTTAATGTCTGAAAATCAAGGTAATACACACAAATAAAATGCCACTCTATGAAGACAAATATAGTAGATATTTTTTGT
This is a stretch of genomic DNA from Porphyromonas cangingivalis. It encodes these proteins:
- a CDS encoding DUF3872 domain-containing protein; this translates as MKKKILNTILVIGVLALAGFCLSACDNELDIQQAYPFTVETMPVQKHIVKGQTAEIRCTLKREGNFADTRYTIRYFQPDGKGRLKMEDGTIFKPNDRYPLTKEEFRLYYTSASTDQQTIDVYVEDNFGQTAKLSFEFNSQGEEEK
- a CDS encoding toprim domain-containing protein, translated to MDMRQMREIPIADFLNAMGIHPTKQKGNALWYSAPYRTERTPSFKVDIAKNVWFDFGTGKGGDIFDLAGEFIGSSDFLLRAAFIARNGACPLPVMEQSLREKERDPSFEDIERRPLLNGRLLGYLEERGIDAHVAIPNCEEVRYRVRGKRYYAIGFRNEAGGMELRNCFFKGCIPPKDISLKRNGSNVCAVFEGFMDYLSAMQLGIIASDWLVLNSVSNMEKALKVLGGYHRIECYLDNDNAGRRTLERLRADFGEKVIDRSSLYADHKDLNDYLLYQRQE
- a CDS encoding conjugal transfer protein TraO → MRKLAFFLFVVMLALLAGQAHAQRCLPKMKGIRLTTGMADGFYTKPASNNTGYTFGASLATYTKGGHQWVLGVEYLRRYHPYRDSRIPMEQFTGEGGFFFGVLSDGSKTFFLSAGVSALAGYETVNGGKKLLFDGSTLHNKDGFIYGGAITLQAETYLSDRLVLLLYGRERCLWGGSTGRFHAQYGVGLKIMLD